The following are encoded in a window of Panicum virgatum strain AP13 chromosome 5N, P.virgatum_v5, whole genome shotgun sequence genomic DNA:
- the LOC120674037 gene encoding uncharacterized protein LOC120674037 — translation MAGQETTPSSKAAAPPATIGLVNFISEEQLDEVKRTRGERVEDGTAQRDKPLFQILQENKEKKDAEFNERFKHRPPKALDEDETEFLEKLASSRREYEQQVANEEAEQLRSFHEAVAARSNIVHELETPTVSRPEESRPKPPTKRNQPLLKNVIISVKPQAKKAKVDAEAKPAPKEQRSSSGDDADQKLPLDATKVTLGSLVAYDDDDDESGDDQD, via the exons ATGGCCGGGCAGGAGACGACACCGAGCTCGAaagcagcggcgccgccggcgaccatcgGCCTCGTCAACTTCATCTCCGAGGAACAG CTCGATGAGGTGAAGCGGACGCGAGGGGAGCGGGTGGAGGACGGCACCGCGCAGCGGGACAAACCCCTCTTCCAG ATTCTTCAGGAGaacaaggagaagaaggatgcggagtTCAACGAGCGCTTCAAACACA GACCTCCAAAAGCTTTGGATGAGGATGAGACAGAGTTTCTTGAAAAATTGGCATCG TCAAGGAGGGAATATGAACAGCAAGTGGCCAATGAAGAAGCGGAACAACTCCGCAGTTTCCAT GAGGCTGTGGCTGCCCGATCCAATATTGTTCATGAACTGGAGACTCCTACAGTCTCTAGACCAGAG GAGAGCAGGCCTAAGCCACCTACGAAGAGGAACCAGCCTCTCCTGAAAAATGTAATAATTTCTGTGAAGCCGCAAGCCAAGAAAGCAAAGGTTGATGCGGAAGCTAAGCCTGCACCCAAGGAGCAGCGGTCTTCGAGTGGTGATGACGCTGACCAAAAGCTACCATTGGATGCCACCAAGGTCACGCTGGGCTCTCTGGTGGCTtatgatgatgacgatgacgaaAGTGGTGACGACCAAGATTGA
- the LOC120674224 gene encoding 60S ribosomal protein L26-1-like: MKLNPRVTSSRRKCRKAHFTAPSSVRRVLMSAALSAELRHKYNVRSIPIRKDDEVQVVRGTFKGREGKVVQVYRRRWVIHVERITREKVNGSTVNVGIHPSKVVVTKLKLDKDRKALLDRKARGRAADKAKGKFTADDVAAAAGGAAATGASLQEID; the protein is encoded by the coding sequence atgaagcTCAACCCCCGCGTCACGAGCTCCCGCCGGAAGTGCCGCAAGGCGCACTTCACGGCCCCGTCCTCCGTCCGCCGCGTGCTCATGTCCGCGGCGCTGTCGGCGGAGCTCCGCCACAAGTACAATGTGCGCTCCATCCCGATCCGCAAGGACGACGAGGTGCAGGTTGTGCGCGGCACCTTCAAGGGACGCGAGGGCAAGGTGGTGCAGGTGTACCGCCGCCGCTGGGTCATCCACGTCGAGCGGATCACCCGCGAGAAGGTGAACGGCTCCACCGTCAACGTGGGCATCCACCCCTCCAAGGTTGTCGTCACCAAGCTGAAGCTCGACAAGGACCGCAAGGCCCTCCTCGACCGCAAGGCACGCGGCCGTGCCGCCGACAAGGCCAAGGGCAAGTTCACCGCCGACgacgtcgccgctgctgctggcggtgccgccgccaccggtgcCTCCCTCCAGGAGATCGACTAG
- the LOC120676190 gene encoding protein transport protein SEC23-like encodes MEETPPGQRPQPQPAHASPPFPAAPFTPPPRVFSPALAARGTPSPGSGPGHAPAHLSTPPGPPVFSSPLRPAAVPFRATPASPHPVPFAAAGGGYSSSSSASASQPTSLAPHFLNGAATPHGDLAPAPSPLQGDGLDNPYVQFSANKVLKQKKLLNAPSLGFGALVSPGKEVAPGPEVVERDPRRCLNCGAYVNLYCDVLIASGQWQCIICKKLNSSEGEFVVSSKQDLLHWPELASTTVDYVQVGNRRPGFVPVSDSRVSGPIFILIDECLDEAHLQHLQGSLHAFVDSLPPTAKIGIITYGRTVSVYDFSEGAAVSADVLPGNKSPTHESLKGLIYGTGVYLSPIHASLPVAHTIFSSLRPYQLNVPEVSRDRCLGAAVEVALGIIQGPSVELSRGIIKRSGGNCRILVCAGGPCTFGPGSVPHSVKHPNYAYLEKTAMKSMESLGHEAQRHSTVIDIFCAGQCPVRVPVLQPLAKCSGGVLLLHDDFGEAFGVNLQRASTRAAGSHGLFEIRCSDNMLVTQVIGPGEEASPDSHETFKHDSSFCIQIHSVEETQSFSVSMETKGDIKSDFVFFQFAVHYSNMYQAEITRVITMRLQTVDGLSAYLASVQEDVASVIIGKRTVLRARTASDAIDMRLSIDERVKDIAFKFGNQAPKSKLYRFPKELASLPECLFHLKRGPLLGSIIGHEDERSVLRNLFLNASFDLSLRMLAPQCIMHREGGTFEELPAYDLVMQSNAAVILDHGTDIFIWLGAQLAAQEGQSAAALAACRTLAEELSEHRFPAPRILSFKQGSSQARYFVSRLIPAHKDPTYEQESRFPQLRTLTPEERARLKSSFIHFDDHSFCEWMRSLKLVPPEPS; translated from the exons ATGGAGGAGACGCCGCCGGGGCAgcggccgcagccgcagccggcgcaCGCGTCTCCTCCCTTCCCCGCGGCGCCcttcaccccgccgccgcgcgtcttctcgcccgccctcgccgcgcggGGCACCCCCAGCCCAGGCTCCGGGCCTGGCCACGCGCCGGCGCACCTCAGCACGCCCCCCGGCCCGCCCGTCTTCTCCTCGCCGCTGCGTCCCGCGGCCGTGCCCTTCCGCGCCACGCCGGCCTCGCCACACCCCGTGCccttcgccgccgcggggggcggctactcctcctcctcctccgcctccgcctcccaacCCACCTCGTTGGCGCCGCACTTCCTCAacggcgccgccacgccgcacgGGGACCTCGCCCCCGCACCGTCGCCGCTCCAGGGCGACGGCCTGGACAACCCCTACGTCCAGTTCTCCGCGAACAAG GTGCTGAAGCAGAAGAAGCTGCTCAATGCCCCTAGCTTGGGGTTCGGAGCTCTGGTTTCTCcggggaaggaggtggcgccTGGGCCAGAGGTTGTGGAGCGTGACCCCCGGCGATGCTTGAACTGTGGAGCCTATGTCAACTTATACTGTGATGTCTTGATCGCCTCTGGGCAATGGCAGTGCATCATTTGCAAGAAGCTCAACAGCAGTGAAGGGGAGTTCGTTGTCTCCAGCAAGCAGGACCTGCTCCATTGGCCGGAGCTAGCATCAACGACTGTGGATTACGTTCAGGTGGGGAACAGGCGGCCAGGCTTTGTCCCTGTGTCTGACTCAAGGGTGTCCGGCCCCATTTTTATCCTCATAGATGAGTGCCTCGACGAGGCACACCTGCAGCATCTTCAGGGCTCCTTGCATGCTTTTGTGGATTCGCTCCCTCCTACAGCAAAGATAGGAATAATCACCTATGGCCGAACCGTCTCGGTGTATGATTTCTCGGAGGGGGCAGCGGTGTCAGCGGATGTCCTACCTGGAAATAAGTCGCCTACACATGAGTCTTTGAAGGGGCTAATCTATGGGACAGGTGTTTACCTGTCTCCTATACATGCTTCGCTGCCTGTTGCGCACACAATATTCTCATCCCTGAGACCCTATCAACTGAATGTGCCAGAAGTGTCAAGGGACCGGTGCCTTGGCGCAGCCGTAGAGGTCGCCCTTGGTATTATTCAAGGTCCATCAGTGGAGTTGTCTCGTGGAATTATCAAGAGATCCGGAGGCAACTGCAGGATCTTGGTGTGTGCTGGTGGCCCTTGCACCTTTGGACCAGGATCTGTGCCTCATTCAGTTAAACATCCAAACTATGCTTACCTGGAGAAGACAGCTATGAAGTCAATGGAGAGTCTGGGGCATGAAGCACAGAGACACAGTACTGTCATTGATATCTTTTGTGCCGGACAGTGTCCTGTAAGAGTTCCTGTTCTGCAACCATTAGCAAAGTGTTCTGGAGGTGTGCTTTTACTTCATGATGACTTTGGAGAGGCCTTTGGGGTCAACTTGCAAAGGGCATCAACTAGAGCAGCTGGTTCCCATGGCTTATTTGAGATCAGGTGTTCAGATAACATGCTTGTTACCCAAGTTATTGGCCCGGGTGAAGAGGCGTCTCCTGATTCTCACGAAACATTCAAGCATGATAGTTCATTTTGTATCCAGATTCATAGTGTTGAGGAGACACAAAGTTTTTCTGTGTCTATGGAGACAAAGGGTGACATCAAGAGTGATTTTGTTTTCTTTCAGTTTGCAGTCCATTATTCCAATATGTATCAAGCAGAAATCACTCGGGTGATCACTATGAGACTGCAGACTGTTGATGGTTTGTCTGCGTATCTGGCAAGTGTGCAGGAGGATGTTGCGTCAGTTATCATCGGTAAAAGAACTGTTTTGCGTGCCAGAACTGCCTCTGATGCTATTGATATGAGGCTCTCGATTGATGAAAGGGTAAAGGACATAGCTTTCAAATTTGGTAATCAGGCCCCAAAATCAAAACTTTATCGCTTCCCAAAAGAACTAGCATCACTCCCAGAGTGCTTATTTCATCTGAAAAGGGGGCCACTTTTAGGTAGCATAATCGGACATGAAGATGAAAGATCCGTACTTAGAAATCTATTCTTGAATGCTTCATTTGACCTTTCACTCCGTATGCTGGCACCTCAGTGCATAATGCATCGTGAAGGTGGTACATTTGAGGAGTTGCCAGCATATGATCTTGTCATGCAATCTAATGCTGCAGTGATACTGGACCATGGAACCGATATTTTCATTTGGTTG GGTGCTCAGCTAGCAGCCCAAGAAGGACAAAGTGCAGCAGCTTTAGCTGCATGCCGTACACTGGCAGAAGAGCTCAGCGAGCATCGCTTTCCAGCTCCCAGGATACTTTCATTCAAA CAAGGAAGCTCCCAGGCTAGATATTTTGTGTCACGCCTGATCCCAGCTCACAAGGATCCTACTTATGAGCAG GAGTCAAGGTTTCCGCAACTACGGACACTTACCCCTGAAGAAAGGGCTAGGTTAAAGAGCAGCTTTATCCACTTCGACGACCATAGTTTCTGTGAGTGGATGCGCAGCCTCAAATTGGTCCCGCCAGAGCCAAGCTAA